Proteins from one Psilocybe cubensis strain MGC-MH-2018 chromosome 11, whole genome shotgun sequence genomic window:
- a CDS encoding putative hemerythrin-like protein (putative hemerythrin-like protein C869.06c) produces MSWLYWSAYKRLEDYIKLLSLIAVMYIRLSSSFRLSGAFAQPSRLYLKPSLNKFSLRAFATVMSKYQITNHVGGALIDAVADDHQEMYTYYDQYVKSTGDVDAQERWANQFTWEVARHAVGEELVIYPLMEKHLGEKGKQLADNDRSDHQEVKNLLYQLESLKPGTSQHADLLKNIVDHLKPHNDSEEQEDLPLLQKAIGEQGSQDAAASFKRTKKFVPTRSHPSAPDQPPFETLAGLMAAPIDKLKDMFTKFPTEEQKASVKN; encoded by the exons ATGTCTTGGCTCTATTGGTCCGCGTATAAACGCCTCGAAGACTACATAAAGTTGCTCTCATTAATCGCTGTCATGTATATTCGTCTCTCTTCTTCATTCCGTCTAAGTGGAGCTTTCGCACAACCATCGCGGCTTTACCTCAAACCATCCCTCAACAAATTCTCTCTTCGAGCTTTTGCAACAGTAATGTCTAAGTATCAAATCACAAACCACGTCGGCGGTGCCCTCATCGACGCTGTCGCTGACGACCACCAAGAG ATGTACACCTATTACGACCAATATGTTAAGAGCACCGGCGATGTGGATGCTCAGGAACGTTGGGCCAATCAGTTCACTTGGGAAGTCGCTCGTCATGCAGTTGGAGAGGAATTAGTCATCTATCCTCTCATGGAAAAACATCTCGGTGAAAAGGGAAAGCAACTGGCAGACAATGACAGATCTGACCACCAG GAAGTCAAGAACCTATTATACCAACTCGAATCGCTCAAACCAGGAACATCCCAACATGCGGACCTTCTCAAAAACATCGTTGATCACCTGAAGCCACACAATGATAGCGAGGAGCAAGAAGACCTTCCTCTTTTGCAGAAAGCCATCGGCGAACAAGGCTCACAGGATGCGGCCGCTAGTTTCAAGCGGACCAAGAAGTTTGTCCCTACTCG ATCCCACCCAAGTGCCCCTGATCAGCCACCATTTGAGACATTGGCTGGTCTCATGGCCGCTCCGATTGACAAGCTGAAGGACATGTTCACCAAATTCCCTACAGAGGAACAGAAAGCGTCAGTCAAGAACTGA
- a CDS encoding Ascochitine biosynthesis cluster MFS transporter, which translates to MSHPPTPPDANTATNSTRSSFTILEPSAPQAFRDSDEKLKSNAESSVASPSKDEESPKVAVVEVKEVGKKMPLPVPNRDPNMVTWDGPEDPTNPQNWSIARKWLITISCIIMTVNVTFASSAPSSAAHEIMAEFNTSKEVSYLITTVFLLGYVFGPSFWGPGSELVGRRPIFIGAMIAYTLCILGQALAKNMATLLVTRFLSGFFAVGPMNNAGGLIADIWSAVGRGPATSLYTASVFLGPVMGPIVSGYIVDSPASWRWIFWVMFFFAGACTLIIIPVLPETYAPVILLKKTQRLRKEDPEGSKDLYAEHEKQDWSFKGVVQRTLFRPFSMLLGEPILMLITVYLSIVYGLLYALFQAFPVVFVARRGFTIAEDGLMFIGVGIGTTIGSAINFWASAHYPELIKKWKGFPPPEDRLYGAMIGSPVLVVGIFWLGWTGEYSSIPWYVPGLSTILVGTGISLIFMSFLSYVVDTYLMYSASAFAANTMVRSAVAAAFPMFTTQMFTKLGVNWSCTLLGLIGLLFVPSPFLFYKFGPTIRSHSKYAPCIDLKIAAAMKAAESEKQAGIP; encoded by the exons ATGTCTCATCCCCCGACCCCACCAGACGCTAACACGGCGACCAACTCTACGAGGTCGTCGTTTACTATTTTGGAGCCGTCTGCGCCTCAGGCTTTTCGTGATTCGGATGAAAAGTTAAAATCTAATGCAGAGTCCAGTGTTGCCTCTCCAAGCAAAGATGAGGAATCGCCAAAAGTTGCAGTTGTTGAGGTTAAGGAGGTTGGAAAGAAGATGCCATTGCCTGTACCAAACCGCGATCCGAATATGGTGACTTGGGATGGTCCAGAAGACCCAACAAATCCTCAGAATTGGTCGATTGCGCGAAAATGGCTCATTACTATATCGTGTATCATCATGACTGTTAATGT AACTTTTGCTTCCTCTGCTCCCTCATCAGCCGCTCATGAAATCATGGCTGAATTTAACACCTCCAAAGAGGTGTCGTATTTAATTACAACGGTTTTCCTGCTTGGTTACGTGTTTGGT CCATCATTTTGGGGACCTGGAAGTGAGCTCGTAGGACGTAGACCAATCTTTATTGGTGCTATGATTGCATATACCCTTTGCATTCTCGGTCAAGCTCTCGCGAAGAACATGGCCACACTCCTTGTTACCCGATTCCTGTCTGGATTTTTCGCTGTCGGACCCATGAACAACGCAGGAGGCCTCATCGCCGATATCTGGTCTGCTGTGGGTCGTGGTCCTGCCACCAGTCTTTATACCGCTAGTGTCTTCCTCGGTCCAGTCATGGGCCCCATTGTTTCCGGATA TATCGTTGACAGTCCTGCGTCCTGGAGATGGATTTTCTGGGTCATGTTTTTCTTCGCCGGTGCTTGCACCCTTATCATTATTCCCGTTCTCCCAGAGACCTACGCTCCCGTGATTCTTCTTAAGAAAACTCAGAGACTGAGAAAAGAGGATCCTGAGGGAAGCAAAGACCTTTATGCCGAGCATGAGAAGCAGGACTGGTCCTTCAAAGGGGTTGTACAACGAACCCTATTCCGGCCTTTCAGCATGCTACTTGGTGAACCCATCCTCATGCTTATCACTGTCTACCTGTCAATCGTATATGGTCTTCTTTATGCTT TGTTTCAGGCCTTCCCTGTCGTTTTCGTGGCTAGACGCGGTTTCACTATCGCAGAAGACGGCCTGATGTTCATAGGCGTTGGAATTGGTACAACCATCGGATCCGCTATCAACTTCTGGGCGTCAGCGCACTACCCCGAGCTCATTAAGAAATGGAAAGGGTTCCCTCCACCCGAAGACCGTCTGTATGGCGCTATGATTGGTAGCCCGGTCCTCGTTGTAGGCATCTTCTGGCTCGGTTGGACTGGCGAATATTCCAGCATCCCGTGGTATGTTCCTGGCCTCAGCACTATCCTCGTCGGCACTGGAATCAGTTTGATCTTCATGTCGTTCTTG AGTTACGTTGTCGATACCTATCT AATGTACAGCGCTTCTGCGTTTGCTGCCAACACCATGGTTCGATCTGCCGTCGCTGCCGCATTCCCCATGTTCACCACCCAGATGTTCACCAAA CTCGGAGTGAACTGGTCGTGTACACTTCTCGGCCTTATCGGTCTCCTGTTCGTTCCAAGTCCTTTCCTCTTCTACAAGTTCGGCCCCACTATCCGATCGCACAGTAAATACGCTCCATGCATC GACTTGAAAATCGCTGCGGCGATGAAGGCAGCGGAATCAGAAAAACAAGCAGGAATTCCATGA
- a CDS encoding Ribonuclease P protein subunit p30, which produces MFFDLNVPIKKTQQRANASKKGKQPQQEIPASWTPSEISDLESRIDLLIHLGYSVIGLSQTVHKKVDPKTHVNVLDSLLGRLQTRPGIVFLKRLNIVLDSESEKGFGLINANVALFNGYDLIALVPTTHNTLSLACLTHSMPTPLTAHIISLPLTLPRLPYHLKHTLIRTALKNGAVFEINYVGALGGENDPVLVDANVAESGASAKRNWWASTRELVRVTKGKGLIVSGGVIAEADLRSPRDIGNIISLLGLSQDAAHDALTKTPKSLIIRAETRKTYRAVLSEPKVVFPPHMEPMGLPTPQDTTEVNTLKRAREDNSLTVLPPSTSAAKKKKRKPNKEVA; this is translated from the exons ATGTTTTTCGATCTTAATGTCCCTATTAAAAAGACTCAACAACGAGCAAATGCTTCAAAAAAGGGAAAACAGCCTCAACAGGAAATCCCAGCGTCTTGGACACCTTCTGAAATCTCAGACCTCGAATCACGAATTGATTTACTGATTCACT TAGGATATTCCGTGATTGGGCTCTCCCAGACCGTTCATaaaaaagtggatccaaaaACACACGTTAATGTTCTAGATAGCCTCCTCGGTAGGCTTCAAACACGTCCAGGGATCGTGTTCCTGAAACGATTGAATATTGTACTTGATTCAGAAAGCGAGAAAGGATTCGGACTG ATAAATGCAAACGTTGCTCTGTTCAACGGCTATGATCTGATAGCCCTCGTCCCTACAACACACAACACATTATCTCTTGCGTGTCTTACACACAGTATGCCAACACCGTTGACCGCGCATATAATCTCCCTTCCACTTACTCTACCACGCCTTCCGTATCACCTCAAACACACCCTTATCCGCACAGCGCTTAAAAATGGCGCTGTATTCGAAATAAACTATGTCGGTGCGCTCGGAGGGGAAAACGATCCAGTTCTTGTGGATGCCAACGTTGCTGAGAGTGGCGCTTCTGCTAAAAGAAATTGGTGGGCGTCTACCCGTGAACTCGTCCGAGTGACAAAAGGCAAAGGTCTTATTGTCAGTGGAGGTGTCATAGCGGAGGCGGATTTGCGGTCACCAAGAGACATCGGAAACAT AATTTCGCTCTTGGGCCTTTCGCAAGATGCGGCTCATGATGCGTTGACGAAAACACCGAAGTCGCTCATCATTCGTGCTG AAACACGAAAAACGTATCGGGCGGTATTATCTGAACCAAAGGTCGTTTTTCCCCCTCATATGGAACCGATGGGCTTGCCCACACCTCAAGATACAACTGAGGTCAATACCCTCAAACGCGCACGGGAAGATAACAGTCTTACAGTCCTACCGCCCTCGACAAGTGcagccaagaaaaagaaacgtaAGCCGAACAAAGAGGTCGCCTGA
- a CDS encoding Putative ABC transporter anion-binding protein (Putative ABC transporter anion-binding protein HVO_1888), with amino-acid sequence MLFFDFLHDIFTRQRNSHTSFSELPDEKSSSHHNSHVYHVNTEANFTSALAPITRARPSAIYDGGYGEQAERRGVCLRIANGGAGQTGLIGAWADAFIRYMVSKKGVEPFQVAWYLGDTTESLAYLVAGDVDIAVTYNPAAESQVVRSGDATDIAYVFRDHFMLVGPPSNPAGLNDSDDIQTMFSKIVASGNADIAVPPRSRPPTRFLSRYDKSATNIKESLIFATIGQVPWALDYSKWYHQYPRFPKESLEAAADLSEYTLTDKGTWLDAAQCVTSQLKTFKIGSDNATDLLLNPAHALAGKRVSAANSDTCKAFMKWVTSANGGQKVIEQFEKHGQVLYSKAP; translated from the exons ATGTTGTTCTTCGACTTTCTTCACGACATATTCACCCGTCAAAGAAATAGCCACACCAGCTTCTCTGAACTTCCAGATGAGAAGAGCTCTTCGCATCATAATAGCCATGTGTATCATGTCAACACCGAAGCCAATTTCACTAGTGCTTTAGCTCCCATTACGCGTGCAAGACCTAGTGCTATCTATGATGGGGGCTACGGTGAACAAGCAGAGCGAAGGGGAGTGTGTTTACGCATTGCCAACGGCGGCGCTGGCCAGACGGGACTCATCGGAGCATGGGCGGACGCTTTCATCCGTTATATGGTTAGCAAAAAAGGTGTCGAACCTTTCCAA GTTGCTTGGTACCTCGGAGACACGACAGAAAGCCTCGCTTATCTAGTAGCTGGCGACGTCGACATTGCTGTTACGTATAACCCTGCTGCGGAGTCGCAAGTAGTACGTTCGGGCGACGCAACGGATATTGCTTATGTCTTTCGG GACCATTTCATGCTGGTAGGACCACCGTCTAATCCAGCAGGCTTAAATGACAGCGATGACATTCAAACGATGTTCAGCAAAATTGTTGCAAGTGGGAACGCTGATATAGCT GTCCCGCCGCGTTCGCGCCCTCCGACTCGTTTCCTTTCTCGCTATGATAAAAGTGCCACAAACATCAAAGAAAGCTTGATATTTGCTACCATTGGCCAG GTTCCTTGGGCGCTTGATTATTCAAAATGGTACCATCAGTACCCACGATTTCCCAAAGAATCACTCGAGGCAGCAGCTGACCTATCTGAATACACCCTCACCGACAAGGGAACGTGGCTAGATGCCGCTCAATGTGTGACATCGCAGCTGAAAACTTTCAAAATCGGAAGCGACAACGCCACTGACCTCCTCCTAAACCCCGCACACGCACTGGCAGGCAAACGGGTGTCTGCTGCAAATAGTGACACATGCAAAGCATTTATGAAATGGGTCACCTCCGCTAACGGTGGACAAAAGGTCATTGAACAGTTTGAAAAGCATGGACAAGTGCTGTACTCGAAGGCACCATGA
- a CDS encoding Oxidoreductase (Oxidoreductase AN1596) yields MPSLAAIRASNAAFAHSSTYTPVAVFVGGTSGIGEGMVRTFAENTGGKSNIVIVGRNRGAADRILDSLPKPSSDGDKKFTREFVQCDATLMKNVQNATQEILSRHPKINYLIMSPGFATLSGRDETPEGIDKKLAVHYYARWKFTYDLLPALTKAKDSDEKVAAMSVLGAGNGGTILEDDLHLKKNYSISNAAAAAQAYSDMMIESFSERAPGLTFIHSSPGFVRTAIGASSPSTALRWSMKVLGPLTRPFSVSADECSQYMWHAIYSTANKPGPWRIGPSGEDLEKKNYVGSDKQRKLVWDHTEEVINSALAM; encoded by the exons ATGCCATCTTTAGCAGCAATCCGTGCATCGAATGCTGCGTTCGCACATTCATCGACTTATACGCCGGTAGCCGTGTTTGTTGGAGGCACATCTGGAATTGGGGAAGGGATGGTTCGAACTTTCGCCGAGAATACAGGTGGGAAGAGTAACATCGTTATTGTTGGGCGGAATCGTGGTGCAGCAGACCGCATACTCGACTCTTTGCCCAAACCTAGTTCGGACGGTGACAAGAAGTTCACGAGAGAGTTTGTGCAATGCGATGCTACTCTCATGAAGAACGTCCAAAATGCTACGCAAGAGATTCTTTCGAGACACCCCAAAATCAACTATCTCATCATGTCGCCGGGGTTTGCGACGTTATCTGGACGCGATGAAACTCCTGAAGGTATTGACAAGAAGTTGGCGGTACACTACTACGCCCGATGGAAATTCACGTATGATCTCCTTCCTGCGCTTACCAAGGCAAAGGACTCCGACGAGAAGGTGGCTGCCATGAGTGTTTTAGGAGCTGGAAATGGAGGAACTATACTAGAGGACGACTTGCATTTGAAGAAAAACTACTCAATCAGTAATGCGGCAGCCGCTGCTCAAGCGTACAGCGACATGATGATTGAG TCATTTTCGGAACGAGCTCCAGGATTAACTTTCATTCACTCTTCTCCTGGCTTCGTGCGTACGGCCATTGGTGCATCATCTCCATCAACGGCATTGCGATGGTCAATGAAAGTCCTAGGTCCCCTTACTCGACCTTTTTCCGTCTCTGCAGACGAATGTTCCCAGTACATGTGGCATGCTATATACAGCACGGCGAACAAGCCCGGACCATGGAGAATCGGGCCCAGTGGTGAGGatttagaaaaaaagaacTACGTCGGAAGTGACAAGCAAAGAAAGCTCGTATGGGATCATACTGAGGAAGTTATTAATTCTGCTCTTGCAATGTAG
- a CDS encoding DnaJ-like protein subfamily B member 14 (DnaJ homolog subfamily B member 14), with the protein MGASESKPSSNSQSTLPESYDGLNFYEILCVPVDTTNEDIRRAYYKRAKSTHPDKDSTPGAKERFQKLNEAYETLSNPEKRAVYDLEQENEMEEKTKTEFGEFGSSSAMPGEWEASELPTGTQTPGWFEWLFLGRSTSFSEPFARYNPERYANYHKHLPLSRGISAKDIAEHFNFCIHNAMWKENGKDLNLCTVLRNFFECIAYDEKRCGYNQPIPGFGRINSFWCPDDGYGQDYAQDFYMFWLNFDPLKTFEWAAVELMLAGDPRVATHIVMNHFKGLPQISMDEFCRRFIKQIRQKRKSLQVLLYKPLPPTLKLEGRVTIPQSEMMPHTRFMPLVYFILLSAYTNVAAEPATLFHVTTATPTTSSLPYSLIQSGTTIVRPIGTGTDGKTTYVQENVVSLVVAQFPAANGAQPSQSTLLSTPLTLQATFAEDKNGYHATRSLSLPSPEGTGSYEPGLDEKCVFNSDGTGSCVRIDITLDQQGSTRRTTTTYSGQLQAWHTVGETGGTTPSVTGNSAKRGGLAIDGGALGMIAMTMSVFVSVLSGLGVLGFGIW; encoded by the exons ATGGGTGCATCTGAATCAAAGCCGTCTTCCAACTCTCAATCTACTTTGCCAGAAAGCTACGATGGATTAAACTTCTACGAGATTCTCTGCGTCCCAGTGGATACGACAAACGAGGACATAAGA CGAGCATACTACAAACGCGCCAAGTCAACGCATCCTGACAAGGATTCCACACCGGGCGCCAAAGAGCGTTTTCAGAAACTGAATGAAGCCTACGAG ACGTTATCAAATCCGGAG AAGAGAGCAGTATACGATTTGGAGCAAGAAAATgagatggaagaaaaaacaaagacAGAGTTTGGAGAATTCGGTTCTAGCTCAGCTATGCCAGGAGAATGGGAAGCTTCTGAGCTCCCGACCGGTACTCAGACACCAGGCTGGTTTGAATGGCTGTTTCTTGGGAGATCAACATCGTTCAGCGAACCTTTTGCTCGCTATAATCCAGAGAGGTATGCAAATTATCATAAGCATCTTCCTCTCTCCCGAGGGATCTCTGCAAAAGATATCGCAGAACACTTCAACTTCTGCATACATAACGCGATGTGGAAAGAGAACGGGAAGGATCTG AACTTATGTACGGTGTTGCGAAACTTTTTCGAGTGCATAGCATATGACGAAAAGAGATGCGGATACAATCAACCAATTCCGGGCTTTGGTCGCATCAATTCGTTTTGGTGTCCAGACGACGGGTATGGCCAGGACTACGCTCAAGATTTCTACATGTTCTGGCTCAACTTCGACCCGTTGAAAACATTTGAATGG GCGGCTGTTGAACTGATGCTAGCTGGAGACCCTCGGGTGGCGACTCACATTGTCATGAACCATTTCAAGGGCCTACCTCAGATTTCTATGGATGAATTTTGTCGCCGGTTTATCAAACAAATTAGACAGAAGCGCAAA TCTCTGCAAGTTCTTTTGTACAAGCCACTACCTCCGacattgaagcttgaagggcGGGTGACGATACCTCAGTCAGAAATGATGCCCCACACTCGTTTTATGCCATTAGTTTATTTCATCTTACTGTCTG CATATACCAACGTTGCTGCAGAGCCAGCTACACTCTTCCATGTCACCACTGCGACACCGACGACAAGCTCACTTCCATACAGCCTCATCCAATCCGGCACGACAATTGTGCGCCCAATCGGCACAGGAACCGATGGAAAAACGACGTATGTACAGGAAAACGTCGTGAGCTTGGTTGTCGCACAATTTCCCGCTGCCAACGGCGCGCAGCCATCACAATCGACGCTCCTAAGCACTCCCCTCACACTGCAAG CAACTTTTGCGGAAGATAAGAATGGATACCACGCAACGCGTTCGCTCTCACTCCCGTCCCCCGAAGGCACCGGTTCATACGAGCCAGGTCTCGATGAAAAATGCGTATTCAACTCTGATGGCACTGGATCATGTGTACGGATTGATATCACCCTGGACCAGCAAGGAAGCACTAGGcgaacgacgacgacctaCAGCGGCCAGCTGCAAGCTTGGCACACCGTCGGCGAGACTGGCGGGACGACACCTAGTGTCACGGGCAATTCGGCAAAAAGAGGGGGACTAGCGATAGATGGTGGTGCGCTAGGCATGATTGCGATGACAATGAGCGTATTCGTTTCAGTCTTGAGCGGCCTTGGAGTTCTTGGCTTCGGAATCTGGTAA